One Pseudomonas brassicacearum genomic region harbors:
- a CDS encoding NUDIX hydrolase yields MFSPSFCPKCGGSDLSHRLPAGDTHERLMCGGCGYIHYVNPKIIAGCIIEQDGKYLLCQRAIPPRPGTWTLPAGFMEGGETTEQAALREVWEETGVHAEIVSPYSIFSVPKISEVYIIFRATALEITGQFGPETLACRFFAPEDIPWDSIYYPAIRQILERYIEERQAGVYGIYIGNDDSGKIHFIR; encoded by the coding sequence ATGTTCAGCCCGAGCTTTTGTCCAAAGTGTGGCGGCAGTGACTTGAGTCATCGCCTGCCAGCGGGCGATACCCATGAGCGCCTGATGTGCGGCGGCTGCGGCTACATCCATTACGTCAACCCGAAGATCATCGCCGGCTGCATCATCGAGCAGGACGGCAAATACCTGCTGTGCCAGCGCGCCATTCCACCGCGTCCCGGCACCTGGACCCTGCCGGCCGGCTTCATGGAAGGCGGCGAGACCACCGAACAGGCGGCGCTGCGGGAAGTCTGGGAAGAAACCGGCGTACACGCCGAAATCGTCTCACCCTACTCGATTTTCAGCGTGCCGAAAATCAGCGAGGTGTACATCATCTTCCGCGCCACCGCGCTGGAAATCACCGGTCAGTTCGGCCCGGAAACCCTCGCCTGCCGGTTCTTCGCCCCCGAAGACATTCCCTGGGACAGCATCTATTACCCGGCCATCCGGCAGATCCTCGAGCGTTATATCGAAGAACGCCAGGCCGGGGTCTACGGCATCTACATCGGCAACGACGACAGCGGCAAGATCCATTTCATCCGCTGA
- a CDS encoding DUF1330 domain-containing protein: protein MKAYWIAHVDVTDPDQYSQYTQRAPAAFAQYGGRMLARGGRSEAMEGRTTPQRSVVIEFDSYEQALACYHSESYQEAKGHREGVARAEVIIVEGVAP from the coding sequence ATGAAGGCTTACTGGATTGCTCACGTGGATGTCACCGACCCCGACCAATACAGCCAGTACACCCAGCGGGCGCCAGCGGCGTTTGCCCAGTACGGCGGTCGGATGCTGGCCCGGGGCGGGCGCAGCGAAGCGATGGAGGGCAGGACCACGCCGCAGCGTAGCGTGGTGATTGAATTCGACTCCTACGAGCAGGCGCTGGCCTGTTATCACTCAGAGTCGTATCAGGAGGCGAAGGGGCATCGCGAGGGCGTGGCGCGGGCCGAGGTGATCATTGTCGAGGGCGTGGCGCCCTGA
- the ribBA gene encoding bifunctional 3,4-dihydroxy-2-butanone-4-phosphate synthase/GTP cyclohydrolase II, translating to MAFNSIQEIIEDYRLGKMVLLVDDEDRENEGDLLLAADCCSAQAISFMAREARGLICLTLTDEHCQRLGLEQMVPSNGSVFSTAFTVSIEAATGVTTGISAADRARTVAAAVAADAGPSDIVQPGHIFPLRAKEGGVLTRAGHTEAGCDLARLAGFTPASVIVEVMNDDGTMARRPDLEVFARKHGIKIGTIADLIHYRLSTEHTVLRIGERELPTVHGTFRLFTFEDRIEGGVHMAMVMGDIRREEPTLVRVHVIDPLRDLVGAEYNGPSNWTLWAALQRVAEEGCGVVVVLANHESSQALLERVPQLTQPPRQFSRSQSRIYSEVGTGAQILQDLGVGKLRHLGPPLKYAGLTGYDLEVVESIAFTG from the coding sequence ATGGCCTTTAACAGCATTCAGGAAATCATCGAAGACTACCGCCTGGGCAAGATGGTGTTGCTGGTGGATGACGAAGACCGGGAAAACGAAGGCGACCTGCTGCTGGCCGCCGACTGTTGCAGCGCCCAAGCCATCAGCTTCATGGCCCGGGAAGCCCGTGGCCTGATCTGCCTGACCTTGACCGACGAGCACTGCCAGCGCCTGGGCCTGGAACAGATGGTGCCGAGCAACGGCAGCGTGTTCAGCACGGCGTTCACGGTCTCCATCGAGGCCGCCACGGGTGTGACCACTGGCATTTCCGCCGCCGACCGGGCACGCACCGTCGCCGCAGCCGTTGCCGCCGACGCGGGGCCCAGCGATATCGTGCAGCCGGGGCATATCTTCCCGTTGCGCGCCAAGGAAGGCGGCGTGCTGACTCGCGCCGGGCACACCGAAGCCGGTTGCGACCTGGCGCGCCTGGCCGGCTTCACGCCAGCATCGGTGATCGTCGAAGTGATGAACGACGACGGCACCATGGCCCGCCGCCCGGACCTGGAGGTGTTCGCCCGCAAGCACGGGATCAAGATCGGCACCATCGCCGACCTGATCCACTATCGCCTGAGCACCGAACACACCGTGCTGCGTATCGGTGAACGGGAGTTGCCCACGGTGCACGGCACCTTCCGGCTGTTTACCTTCGAAGATCGCATCGAAGGCGGCGTACACATGGCGATGGTCATGGGTGACATTCGCCGGGAAGAACCGACCCTGGTGCGGGTGCACGTGATCGACCCGTTGCGGGACTTGGTCGGCGCCGAATACAACGGTCCTTCCAACTGGACACTGTGGGCGGCGCTGCAACGAGTCGCTGAAGAAGGCTGCGGCGTGGTGGTCGTGCTGGCCAACCATGAGTCGTCCCAGGCGCTGCTCGAGCGCGTGCCACAGCTCACTCAGCCGCCACGACAGTTCAGCCGCTCCCAATCACGCATCTATTCTGAAGTGGGCACCGGGGCGCAGATTCTGCAGGACCTGGGCGTCGGTAAGTTGCGTCACCTGGGGCCGCCGCTCAAGTACGCAGGACTAACTGGGTATGACCTGGAAGTGGTGGAGAGTATCGCGTTTACCGGATAA
- a CDS encoding ABC transporter substrate-binding protein, whose amino-acid sequence MVLKKSAAAIFLAGLLSVTSQATMAAESVNFVSWGGSTQDAQKQAWADPFSKASGITVVQDGPTDYGKLKAMVESGNVQWDVVDVEADFALRAAAEGLLEPLDFSVIQRDKIDPRFVSDHGVGSFYFSFVLGYNEGKLGAGKPQDWSALFDTKTYPGKRALYKWPSPGVLELALLADGVAADKLYPLDLDRAFKKLDTIKKDIVWWGGGAQSQQLLASGEASIGQFWNGRIYALQQDGAPVGVSWKQNLVMADILVIPKGSKNKAAAMKFLANASSAKGQADFSNLTAYAPVNVDSIARLDSVLAPNLPTAYAKDQITLDFAYWAKNGQDIATRWNEWLVK is encoded by the coding sequence ATGGTGTTGAAGAAAAGTGCAGCCGCAATCTTTTTGGCGGGCCTGTTGAGCGTCACCAGCCAGGCGACGATGGCCGCTGAAAGCGTCAACTTCGTCAGCTGGGGCGGCAGCACCCAGGATGCGCAGAAGCAAGCCTGGGCCGACCCGTTCAGCAAGGCCAGTGGCATCACCGTGGTCCAGGACGGCCCGACGGACTATGGCAAGCTCAAGGCCATGGTCGAAAGCGGCAATGTGCAGTGGGATGTCGTCGATGTCGAAGCGGACTTCGCCTTGCGCGCCGCCGCTGAAGGCTTGCTCGAGCCCCTGGACTTCTCGGTCATCCAGCGCGACAAGATCGACCCACGCTTCGTGTCCGATCACGGCGTCGGTTCCTTCTACTTCTCGTTCGTCCTCGGCTACAACGAAGGCAAGCTTGGCGCCGGCAAGCCCCAGGACTGGTCCGCACTGTTCGACACCAAGACCTATCCCGGCAAACGCGCCCTGTACAAATGGCCAAGCCCCGGTGTGCTCGAACTGGCCCTGTTGGCCGATGGCGTCGCGGCCGACAAGCTCTACCCGCTGGACCTGGACCGCGCCTTCAAGAAACTCGACACCATCAAGAAAGACATTGTCTGGTGGGGCGGCGGTGCGCAGTCGCAACAACTGCTCGCGTCCGGTGAAGCCAGCATCGGCCAATTCTGGAACGGTCGGATTTATGCCCTGCAACAGGACGGCGCACCGGTTGGCGTAAGCTGGAAGCAGAACCTGGTCATGGCCGACATCCTGGTCATTCCAAAAGGCTCGAAAAACAAGGCAGCGGCCATGAAGTTCCTGGCCAACGCCAGCAGCGCCAAAGGCCAGGCCGATTTTTCCAACCTGACCGCCTATGCGCCGGTCAACGTCGACAGCATCGCACGCCTGGATTCGGTGCTCGCCCCCAACCTGCCGACCGCCTACGCCAAGGATCAGATCACGCTTGATTTCGCGTACTGGGCCAAGAACGGTCAGGACATCGCGACACGGTGGAACGAATGGCTGGTCAAGTGA
- a CDS encoding ABC transporter permease, whose amino-acid sequence MAGQVKMSATAAPRTGSALGAAGAVPAKATTHTPSLAQRWRGVGNLAPALLFLGLFFLAPLIGLLLRGVLEPVPGLGNYEQLFANSAYARVLFNTFSVAGLVTLFSLLLGFPLAWAITLVPRGWGRWMLNIVLLSMWTSLLARTYSWLVLLQASGVINKALMAMGIIDQPLEMVHNLTGVVIGMSYIMIPFIVLPLQATMQAIDPMILQAGSICGASPWTNFFRVFLPLCRPGLFSGGLMVFVMSLGYYVTPALLGGAQNMMLPEFIIQQVQSFLNWGLASAGAALLVAITLVLFYFYLKLQPESPVGASNAR is encoded by the coding sequence ATGGCTGGTCAAGTGAAAATGTCAGCAACGGCAGCCCCTCGCACCGGGAGCGCCCTTGGCGCTGCCGGTGCGGTACCGGCCAAGGCGACTACGCACACCCCGTCGCTGGCGCAGCGCTGGCGCGGGGTCGGCAACCTGGCGCCCGCCCTGCTGTTCCTCGGTTTGTTCTTCCTGGCTCCGCTGATTGGCTTGTTGTTGCGCGGCGTACTGGAACCGGTGCCAGGCTTGGGTAATTACGAGCAGTTGTTCGCCAACTCGGCCTATGCCCGGGTGTTGTTCAACACCTTTTCGGTGGCCGGGCTGGTGACGCTGTTCAGCTTGCTACTGGGCTTTCCGCTGGCCTGGGCCATCACCCTGGTGCCCCGTGGTTGGGGTCGGTGGATGCTGAACATCGTGTTGCTGTCGATGTGGACCAGCCTGCTGGCCCGTACTTATTCCTGGCTGGTGCTGTTGCAAGCCTCCGGGGTGATCAACAAAGCGTTGATGGCGATGGGCATCATCGATCAGCCGCTGGAGATGGTGCACAACCTCACCGGGGTGGTGATCGGCATGAGCTACATCATGATCCCGTTCATTGTCCTGCCATTGCAGGCGACCATGCAGGCCATCGACCCGATGATCCTCCAGGCCGGCTCCATCTGCGGCGCCAGTCCCTGGACCAACTTCTTCCGGGTGTTCCTGCCGCTGTGCCGGCCGGGGTTGTTTTCCGGTGGACTGATGGTGTTCGTGATGTCCCTCGGTTACTACGTGACCCCGGCGCTGCTGGGCGGGGCGCAGAACATGATGTTGCCCGAATTCATCATCCAGCAGGTGCAGTCGTTCCTCAACTGGGGCCTGGCCAGTGCTGGCGCTGCGTTGTTGGTGGCGATCACCCTGGTGCTGTTCTACTTCTACCTGAAGCTCCAACCGGAATCCCCGGTGGGCGCCAGCAACGCGAGGTAA
- a CDS encoding ABC transporter permease, whose product MLLTPNAMSRRMRFSLYFTTGLIALFLLLPIVFIVLLSFGSSQWLVFPPPGWTFKWYGQFFSNPDWMSAALTSLKVAILTTVCAVALGLPTAFALVRGRFPGREILYGLFTLPMIVPLVIIAVAVYALFLKLGYTGTMFAFVVSHVIVALPFTIISIINSLKLFDQSIEDAAVICGASRLQAVFKVTFPAIRPGMVAGALFAFLVSWDEVVLSVMMASPTLQTLPVKMWTTLRQDLTPVIAVASTLLIGLSLLVMVIAAALRRRNEISA is encoded by the coding sequence ATGCTCCTGACTCCCAATGCCATGAGCCGGCGCATGCGGTTCAGCCTGTACTTCACCACCGGCCTGATCGCATTGTTCCTGCTGTTGCCGATCGTGTTCATCGTGCTGTTGTCGTTCGGTTCATCCCAGTGGCTGGTCTTCCCGCCACCGGGCTGGACGTTTAAATGGTACGGCCAGTTCTTCTCCAACCCCGACTGGATGAGCGCGGCGCTGACCAGCCTCAAGGTCGCCATATTGACCACCGTCTGCGCCGTGGCGCTGGGCTTGCCCACCGCGTTTGCCTTGGTACGCGGGCGCTTCCCGGGCCGGGAAATACTCTACGGCCTGTTCACCCTGCCAATGATCGTGCCGTTGGTGATCATCGCGGTGGCGGTGTACGCACTGTTCCTCAAACTCGGTTACACCGGGACGATGTTCGCCTTCGTGGTCAGCCACGTCATCGTTGCCCTGCCGTTCACCATCATTTCGATCATCAACTCGCTCAAGCTGTTCGACCAGTCCATCGAGGACGCCGCCGTCATCTGCGGTGCCTCTCGCCTGCAAGCGGTGTTCAAGGTGACGTTCCCGGCGATCCGCCCGGGCATGGTCGCCGGCGCCTTGTTTGCGTTCCTGGTGTCGTGGGACGAAGTAGTGCTGAGCGTGATGATGGCCAGCCCGACCCTGCAAACCTTGCCCGTCAAGATGTGGACCACCCTGCGCCAGGACCTGACGCCTGTGATCGCCGTCGCTTCGACGCTGCTGATCGGCCTCTCGCTCTTGGTGATGGTGATCGCCGCCGCCCTGCGCCGGCGCAACGAAATCAGCGCCTGA
- a CDS encoding ABC transporter ATP-binding protein, with amino-acid sequence MSAVKDPAQQNNKTLVSLRNLNKHYGDFAAVDDISLDIQDGEFLTFLGSSGSGKSTTLSMLAGFETPSSGEILVDGKSLVNVPPHKRDIGMVFQRYSLFPHLSVRDNIAFPLAIRKLASAERERRVEAMLKLVQLGEFAHRRPSQLSGGQQQRVAIARALVYEPRILLMDEPLGALDKKLREDLQDELRQLHRRLGITIVYVTHDQEEAMRLSQRIAIFSHGKIVGLGSGYDLYQNPPNAFVASFLGNSNFLKLKAQGNAVATFEGQSLSIRLTAGLQTDQDVLLMVRPEKALALSVEQSAQAPLAAGWNEVSANVVEVLFLGESQTCSVVTSGGTAMTVKALSAAGMPLKAGDPVRVRWATADACVYTQWVESDLNKAAGAH; translated from the coding sequence ATGAGTGCCGTCAAAGACCCCGCACAACAGAACAACAAGACCCTGGTCAGCCTGCGCAATCTGAACAAGCACTACGGCGACTTTGCCGCCGTGGACGATATCTCCCTGGACATCCAGGACGGGGAATTCCTGACCTTTCTTGGCTCCAGCGGCTCGGGCAAAAGCACCACGCTGTCGATGCTGGCCGGGTTTGAAACCCCCAGCAGCGGCGAGATCCTGGTGGACGGCAAATCCCTGGTCAACGTGCCGCCGCACAAACGCGACATCGGCATGGTGTTCCAACGTTATTCGCTGTTCCCGCACTTGTCGGTGCGCGACAACATCGCCTTTCCCCTGGCGATCCGCAAACTGGCCAGCGCTGAACGTGAGCGCCGGGTCGAAGCCATGCTCAAGCTGGTGCAGCTGGGAGAATTCGCCCATCGCCGTCCTTCGCAACTGTCCGGCGGCCAGCAACAGCGCGTGGCGATTGCCCGGGCGCTGGTCTATGAGCCACGCATCCTGCTGATGGATGAACCCCTCGGTGCCCTGGACAAAAAACTCCGTGAAGACCTGCAAGACGAACTGCGCCAGCTGCATCGGCGCTTGGGCATCACCATCGTCTACGTCACCCACGACCAGGAAGAAGCCATGCGCCTGTCCCAACGCATCGCGATCTTCAGCCACGGCAAGATCGTTGGCCTGGGCAGCGGCTACGACCTCTACCAGAATCCGCCGAATGCCTTTGTGGCGTCGTTCCTGGGCAACTCCAATTTCCTCAAGCTCAAGGCCCAGGGCAACGCAGTGGCGACCTTCGAAGGCCAGTCGCTGTCGATCCGCCTGACCGCGGGGCTGCAAACCGATCAGGATGTGCTGCTGATGGTGCGTCCGGAAAAAGCCTTGGCCTTGAGCGTCGAGCAATCGGCCCAGGCACCCTTGGCGGCCGGCTGGAATGAAGTCTCGGCCAATGTCGTCGAAGTGCTGTTCCTGGGGGAAAGCCAGACCTGCAGCGTGGTGACGTCCGGCGGCACCGCCATGACCGTCAAGGCGCTTTCCGCCGCAGGCATGCCCCTCAAGGCCGGCGACCCGGTGCGTGTGCGCTGGGCCACCGCCGATGCCTGCGTCTACACCCAATGGGTCGAGAGCGACCTGAATAAAGCCGCTGGAGCCCATTGA
- a CDS encoding flavin reductase family protein, translating to MIDAAVYKQVMGSFPSGVTVITTLDDDGQIVGLTASAFSSLSMDPALVLFCPNYSSDSYPVLIKNRRFAIHVLSGGQQNEAYAFARKGKDKALGIEWTLSELGNPLLSNATAIIECELWREYEGGDHAIMVGAVKNLIVPQHTPGPLVYCHGKMGALPVLA from the coding sequence ATGATCGACGCCGCCGTTTACAAACAAGTCATGGGCTCGTTCCCGTCCGGCGTGACGGTGATCACCACGCTCGATGACGATGGGCAAATCGTTGGCCTCACCGCCAGCGCCTTCAGCTCTTTGTCGATGGATCCGGCCCTGGTGCTGTTCTGCCCCAACTACAGCTCCGACTCCTACCCGGTGCTGATCAAGAACCGCCGCTTCGCCATCCACGTACTCTCCGGCGGACAACAGAACGAAGCCTACGCGTTCGCCCGCAAAGGCAAGGACAAGGCCCTGGGCATCGAATGGACCCTGAGTGAATTGGGTAACCCGCTGCTGAGCAATGCCACCGCCATCATCGAATGCGAACTGTGGCGTGAATACGAAGGCGGCGACCACGCCATCATGGTCGGTGCCGTCAAGAATCTGATCGTGCCGCAACACACACCGGGGCCGCTGGTTTATTGCCACGGCAAGATGGGCGCCCTGCCCGTCCTCGCCTGA